GGACGGCGTCGGCTTGGAGGTGTTGGAGGGCGAGAAGGTCGGGCTCGTAGGCGAGACCGGGTGTGGGAAGACGACGACGATGAAGGCGGTGATGGGACTCCTGCCGCGACCGCCGGCGCACATCACGGCGGGTCAGGTTCTGTTCGACGGGCGCGACGTGTTGCGCATGCCTTCTCAACAGCTGCGCGCTCTGCGCGGACGGCAACTCGCCATGATCTTCCAGGACCCGACGGCCGCCTTGAATCCCGTTTTCACCATCGGAGAGCAGATGATGGATGTAGCCCGGTACGGTCGTGACAGAGTATCGGAGTCCGAAGCCAGGGCCCGGGTTCTGTCGGCGCTGGAGGAGGTAGCCCTGCCGGATCCCGCCCGCATCATGCGCGCGTATCCATTCCAGTTAAGCGGGGGGATGCGCCAGCGCGTATGCATCGCGATGGCTCTGATCAACCGGCCGAGGCTGCTAATCGCCGACGAGCCCGGCACGTCCCTTGACGTGACGATCCAGGACCAGATCCTTCGCCTACTTAATCGGATCGTGGAAGACCACAAGATGGCGATCTTGCTAATCAGCCACTCCCTCGGTGTCGTGCGGGAGTGGACCGACCGCGTTTAC
The Armatimonadota bacterium DNA segment above includes these coding regions:
- a CDS encoding ABC transporter ATP-binding protein, encoding MAAPLLAIRDLHVAFEVYGGALRVVDGVGLEVLEGEKVGLVGETGCGKTTTMKAVMGLLPRPPAHITAGQVLFDGRDVLRMPSQQLRALRGRQLAMIFQDPTAALNPVFTIGEQMMDVARYGRDRVSESEARARVLSALEEVALPDPARIMRAYPFQLSGGMRQRVCIAMALINRPRLLIADEPGTSLDVTIQDQILRLLNRIVEDHKMAILLISHSLGVVREWTDRVYVMYAGTIAETAPTPNLFATPRHPYTQMLMGTVPKLSGGGVPEGIPGRIPDYMRPPPGCRFHPRCPHVMPVCREKRPPLYDVGSRHQVACCLYQEERQTA